A genomic region of Arachis hypogaea cultivar Tifrunner chromosome 5, arahy.Tifrunner.gnm2.J5K5, whole genome shotgun sequence contains the following coding sequences:
- the LOC112801603 gene encoding ninja-family protein AFP3 yields the protein MLNHRHFHPHPYHHHQMENYPRDLLQRFVDVSTSAGSTSEDITQTLQEQQHHQQAKEYVEEKEAEDADEEVELNLGLSLGGRFGVDKDAKKKLTRSSSIVGTMPLFREDRRMEPPHVAAYPAALMRTSSLPTETEEEWRKRKELQTLRRMEAKRRRSEKQRVARTEKESGGGAGAGIGSGLEELEGGAGASATSMGLNRFGSSNLAVQPFGVPNWGARQVVLGDVLGKGKIGDSGGFQGLFAQPSSQCSAESQGGSSSSVSEMESKPFLGPSSCGEARSPASNQSLQERRSSQDAVGGSGAKTNENVSRSSRAEMDNPSKKPNKAREIGTNSMEDMPCVFTKGDGPNGKRIEGILYKYGKGEEVRIMCVCHGDFLSPAEFVKHAGGGDVAHPLRHIVVNPSAAPFL from the exons ATGTTGAATCATCGTCACTTTCATCCTCATccatatcatcatcatcagatgGAGAATTACCCAAGAGATCTACTTCAGAGATTCGTCGACGTGTCAACTAGTGCTGGTAGCACTAGTGAAGATATCACACAAACACTACAAGAACAACAGCATCATCAGCAAGCTAAAGAGTatgtagaagaaaaagaagcagaagATGCTGATGAAGAAGTTGAGCTGAACCTAGGTCTCTCTTTAGGGGGTAGATTCGGCGTTGACAAGGACGCAAAGAAGAAGCTCACGCGCTCTTCTTCAATAGTTGGTACAATGCCTCTTTTCCGGGAAGACCGGCGGATGGAGCCGCCGCATGTGGCAGCGTATCCAGCGGCGCTGATGAGGACATCATCACTGCCCACGGAGACTGAGGAGGAGTGGAGGAAGAGGAAGGAATTGCAGACTTTGCGGCGGATGGAGGCCAAGAGGAGGAGATCCGAGAAGCAGAGAGTTGCGCGGACAGAGAAGGAATCCGGTGGTGGTGCCGGAGCCGGAATCGGTAGTGGTTTGGAAGAATTGGAGGGTGGTGCAGGTGCAAGTGCAACATCAATGGGCTTGAATAGATTCGGTTCTTCAAATTTGGCGGTACAACCTTTTGGGGTGCCAAATTGGGGTGCAAGGCAAGTGGTTCTTGGTGATGTTTTGGGAAAAGGGAAAATTGGTGATAGTGGCGGCTTTCAGGGTTTGTTTGCACAACCTTCTTCTCAATGTTCTGCAGAATCTCAAGGGGGAAGTTCCTCATCAGTGTCTGAAATGGAGAGCAAGCCTTTTCTAG GACCGAGCAGTTGTGGTGAAGCTAGAAGCCCTGCTAGTAATCAGTCCTTACAGGAACGAAGAAGCAGTCAGGATGCTGTTGGGGGTTCAGGGGCGAAGACAAACGAGAATGTGAGCAGAAGTTCCAGAGCTGAGATGGATAATCCATCTAAGAAACCGAACAAGGCGAGAGAAATTGGGACAAATTCAATGGAAGACATGCCTTGTGTATTTACAAAAGGGGATGGCCCTAATGGAAAAAGGATAGAGGGTATCTTGTACAAATACGGTAAAGGAGAGGAAGTGAGGATAATGTGTGTGTGCCATGGAGATTTTCTCTCCCCAGCAGAGTTTGTTAAGCATGCTGGTGGTGGTGATGTTGCTCACCCACTAAGGCACATTGTTGTAAACCCTTCTGCTGCTCCTTTTTTGTGA